A region of Pyxidicoccus parkwaysis DNA encodes the following proteins:
- a CDS encoding phage portal protein, with product MASLLRRALNALGLLPTTRGSLVHALPVASFSPRRGTREVLAAYRENGWLRAVVDTVADAVSTPRWKAYKRVGGGAKRWTDPRWKSLDRRERRKALEDATQAGELVELPAHEVLRLLESPHPEFPGREVRKLAQVHLDLAGESFLWLRLGQDGRPVGWEVVPPHCVHQTPQPGSPYFFINYNQFHGQVPAQQVLWLKHLDPENPLGRGAGRGMALGDQLDTLESIDRAAKSTFDRGGLPTAVVGLDSKREDFEADEAADDLEKKFKEEFSGPANAGKVWFAPAGVTLAQLAVNYRELQADELAKSLRAYVRHTYNVPPELVGDTSSSNRSTSEAAKYHLAEYAVAPRLEFLLAWFQHRLVPLVDGDVILDYEDPRPQEFERIFRAMTTPITEGFEWNEMRQVAGFQPLPELEGQRPAPLPGQGAGGNNTESAAANATPEPPRDRQGEEGRV from the coding sequence ATGGCATCTCTCCTCCGCCGTGCCCTGAACGCCCTCGGCCTGCTGCCCACCACTCGGGGCTCTCTCGTTCATGCCCTCCCCGTCGCGTCCTTCAGCCCGCGCCGGGGTACGCGCGAGGTGCTCGCCGCGTACCGGGAGAATGGCTGGCTCCGCGCCGTGGTGGACACGGTGGCGGATGCCGTGTCCACGCCCCGGTGGAAGGCCTACAAGCGCGTGGGCGGCGGCGCGAAGCGGTGGACGGACCCGCGCTGGAAGTCCCTCGACAGGCGCGAGCGGCGCAAGGCACTGGAGGACGCCACGCAGGCGGGCGAGCTCGTGGAGCTGCCAGCGCATGAGGTGCTGCGCCTGCTGGAATCACCGCACCCTGAGTTTCCCGGGCGCGAGGTGCGCAAGCTGGCGCAGGTGCACCTGGACCTCGCGGGCGAGTCGTTCCTCTGGCTGCGCCTGGGCCAGGACGGACGGCCCGTTGGCTGGGAGGTGGTGCCGCCCCACTGCGTCCACCAGACGCCCCAGCCGGGCAGCCCCTACTTCTTCATCAACTACAACCAGTTCCACGGCCAGGTACCCGCCCAGCAGGTGCTGTGGCTGAAGCACCTGGACCCGGAGAACCCGCTCGGGCGTGGCGCCGGACGCGGCATGGCCCTGGGTGACCAGCTCGATACGTTGGAGTCGATTGACCGCGCCGCTAAGAGCACCTTCGACCGGGGCGGTCTTCCCACCGCCGTGGTGGGGCTCGATTCGAAGCGTGAGGACTTCGAGGCGGACGAGGCGGCGGACGACCTGGAGAAGAAGTTCAAGGAGGAGTTCTCCGGCCCGGCCAACGCGGGCAAGGTGTGGTTCGCCCCGGCCGGCGTCACGTTGGCCCAGCTCGCCGTCAACTACCGCGAGCTGCAGGCGGACGAGCTGGCAAAGAGCCTCCGCGCGTACGTGCGCCACACGTACAACGTGCCGCCGGAGCTGGTGGGCGACACGTCCTCCAGCAACCGCAGCACCTCGGAGGCCGCGAAGTACCACCTGGCCGAGTACGCGGTGGCGCCGCGTCTAGAGTTCTTGCTCGCCTGGTTCCAGCACCGGCTGGTGCCGCTCGTCGACGGGGACGTCATCCTCGACTACGAGGACCCACGCCCGCAGGAGTTCGAGCGCATCTTCCGCGCCATGACGACGCCTATCACCGAGGGCTTCGAGTGGAACGAGATGCGGCAGGTGGCCGGCTTCCAGCCGCTGCCGGAGCTGGAGGGGCAGCGTCCCGCACCCCTGCCGGGCCAGGGCGCCGGCGGCAACAACACGGAGAGCGCCGCCGCCAATGCCACGCCCGAGCCGCCGCGCGACAGGCAAGGCGAGGAAGGCCGCGTCTGA
- a CDS encoding AHH domain-containing protein: protein MLDGADADVHPWHTGRWSIAAHHLICSEAMADDEVWAVYCRLFGYDINRKENGVILPMVLAVACELHVPVHVGPHAGGWAFDMDMAYPDAVKRKLMRVAELVEAGGFCARPDLFVEKLDTLSREILGKVSCGKWTLTTDGLDYQLGGYGCAGVSSIQDKPRRACPHGRRHGARHGRTGAPLPRRTLQVGA from the coding sequence ATGCTTGACGGCGCCGATGCGGACGTCCACCCCTGGCACACCGGGCGCTGGTCCATTGCCGCGCACCACCTCATCTGCTCGGAGGCCATGGCCGACGATGAGGTGTGGGCGGTGTACTGCCGGCTGTTCGGCTACGACATCAACCGTAAGGAGAATGGCGTCATCCTCCCCATGGTGCTGGCCGTGGCGTGTGAGCTCCACGTCCCCGTCCATGTCGGGCCCCACGCCGGAGGCTGGGCCTTCGATATGGACATGGCCTACCCGGACGCGGTGAAGCGCAAGCTGATGCGCGTGGCGGAGTTGGTGGAGGCGGGTGGTTTCTGCGCCCGGCCGGATCTGTTCGTCGAGAAGCTCGACACGCTGAGCCGGGAAATCCTCGGGAAGGTCTCCTGCGGAAAGTGGACGCTCACCACCGACGGCCTGGACTACCAGCTTGGTGGCTACGGGTGTGCTGGGGTGAGCAGCATTCAGGACAAGCCACGCCGCGCGTGTCCTCACGGGCGCCGACATGGAGCGCGGCACGGGCGCACCGGGGCGCCGCTCCCACGCCGGACGCTGCAGGTGGGGGCGTAA
- a CDS encoding DNA-methyltransferase, translating into MKPYYQSDTITLYHADCRDQLLDLPSHSVDLLLTDPPYGMAFEGKGEHAAPIRADGARQGVRVLRQALTAAAPALKLDAHAFLFCHWASWPDFYDAVSAHLRLKGALVWWKDRGGSGDCAGSFAPDYEVVLHAAGPKRRPLAGKRRGAVLAGFPPVPPRQRTHPTEKPVELLTHLAEKSCPQEGTVLDPFAGTGATLVAAVHLGRRAVGIELEERYCEVATRRVELALREGPQSAA; encoded by the coding sequence GTGAAACCCTACTATCAGTCCGACACCATCACTCTGTACCACGCTGACTGCCGCGACCAGCTCTTGGACCTGCCGTCTCACTCCGTGGACCTGCTCCTCACGGACCCGCCCTACGGGATGGCGTTCGAGGGGAAGGGCGAGCACGCCGCTCCCATTCGCGCGGACGGCGCGCGCCAGGGTGTCCGCGTCCTCCGCCAAGCCCTCACGGCCGCCGCGCCCGCGCTGAAGCTGGACGCGCACGCCTTCCTCTTCTGCCACTGGGCCTCGTGGCCCGACTTCTACGATGCTGTGTCCGCGCACTTGCGGCTGAAGGGGGCCCTGGTGTGGTGGAAGGACAGAGGCGGCTCCGGCGACTGTGCGGGCTCCTTCGCCCCCGACTACGAGGTGGTGCTGCACGCGGCCGGGCCGAAGCGCCGGCCGCTGGCGGGGAAGCGACGTGGTGCCGTGCTCGCGGGCTTCCCGCCCGTGCCTCCGCGCCAGCGGACGCACCCCACCGAGAAGCCGGTGGAGCTGCTGACGCACCTCGCGGAGAAGTCCTGCCCGCAGGAGGGGACAGTGCTGGACCCCTTCGCGGGCACTGGCGCCACATTGGTGGCTGCGGTGCATCTCGGCCGGCGTGCCGTGGGCATCGAGCTCGAGGAGCGGTACTGCGAGGTGGCCACCCGCCGCGTGGAGCTGGCGCTGCGCGAGGGCCCGCAGTCTGCCGCGTGA
- a CDS encoding 4-fold beta flower protein, which yields MAAMYDHSGEPIAYIAEDGKHIYLFDGEPVAYLNGEHVFSFAGRYLGWVEDGWFFDRAGRRGFFTESARGGPVKPVRRMAPVRGVRGVRPVHGVREVRPVRPVKSTSWSSVSGPEYFEQ from the coding sequence ATGGCTGCAATGTATGACCACTCCGGAGAGCCAATCGCTTACATCGCTGAAGACGGAAAGCACATTTATCTCTTTGACGGAGAGCCTGTTGCTTACCTCAACGGCGAGCACGTCTTCTCATTCGCTGGCCGATATCTCGGCTGGGTTGAGGACGGCTGGTTCTTTGACAGGGCCGGACGTCGAGGGTTTTTCACTGAGAGTGCCCGCGGTGGGCCCGTCAAGCCCGTGCGCAGAATGGCACCAGTAAGAGGAGTTCGGGGAGTGCGACCTGTTCACGGGGTGCGCGAGGTACGGCCGGTGCGTCCAGTGAAGTCTACGAGTTGGTCTAGTGTAAGCGGTCCGGAGTACTTCGAGCAGTAA
- a CDS encoding phage major capsid protein — translation MSGPAPANNPATPPPVIPASLKSYIDAEIARGVEAALASRPNPPARAPITGKDLQLDLTEDTPQKRLFASLGLRMKAAYLARARHFDVAGKSEFKGLVAFMERTKSAGQFLSVFEQGGAFARETMSTELVALTRPNSILLSAGMRVISDYGSQLSMGSVEDGVKVYWIAEGEPPPPSNVTLGKLVLTVHKLGALARLTNDLMRLGAMDASALVGEDMAAAFALEIDTTGLKGVGPKRPNGVRSQMKDSQRNASAGTTVEKMIADTRSVKTAVAKANIAGGLRANGGFYYLSTDTHDSLAQLRDNGNWVFPTLQDEENPTLYGHPVKVTETLAGDKVLGFGLAKQFIMGEAQPLEVAMGENGNDFAADAVTMRGIAYVDFLLRYPKAFAEKTGVAY, via the coding sequence ATGTCCGGACCCGCCCCCGCCAACAATCCCGCCACTCCGCCACCCGTCATCCCTGCGAGCCTGAAGAGCTACATCGACGCAGAGATTGCCCGCGGCGTCGAAGCCGCGCTGGCCAGTCGCCCCAACCCGCCGGCTCGCGCCCCCATCACCGGCAAGGACTTGCAGCTCGACCTCACGGAGGACACGCCGCAGAAGCGCCTGTTCGCGTCGCTCGGCCTGCGCATGAAGGCTGCGTACCTGGCCCGCGCCCGGCACTTCGATGTGGCGGGTAAGAGCGAGTTCAAGGGACTCGTCGCCTTCATGGAGCGCACGAAGTCCGCCGGCCAGTTCCTCAGCGTCTTCGAGCAGGGCGGTGCCTTCGCCCGGGAGACGATGTCCACGGAGCTGGTGGCCCTCACGCGCCCCAACTCCATCCTGCTGTCGGCCGGCATGCGCGTCATTTCCGACTACGGCTCCCAGCTCTCCATGGGCTCCGTGGAGGACGGCGTGAAGGTGTATTGGATTGCCGAGGGGGAGCCACCGCCGCCCTCCAACGTGACGCTGGGGAAGCTCGTCCTCACAGTACACAAGCTGGGAGCCCTGGCGCGCCTCACCAACGACCTCATGCGCCTGGGCGCCATGGATGCGTCCGCCCTCGTCGGCGAGGACATGGCTGCGGCCTTCGCGCTGGAAATCGACACCACCGGCCTCAAGGGCGTCGGCCCGAAGCGGCCCAACGGCGTGCGCTCGCAGATGAAGGACTCACAGCGCAACGCGTCCGCCGGCACCACGGTGGAGAAGATGATTGCCGACACGCGCTCCGTGAAGACAGCCGTGGCAAAGGCCAACATCGCCGGCGGCCTGCGGGCGAACGGCGGCTTCTACTACCTGTCCACCGACACTCACGACTCGCTGGCCCAGCTGCGCGACAACGGCAACTGGGTGTTCCCCACGCTCCAGGACGAGGAGAACCCGACGCTCTACGGCCACCCGGTGAAGGTGACGGAGACGCTGGCGGGCGACAAGGTGTTGGGTTTCGGCCTGGCCAAGCAGTTCATCATGGGCGAGGCACAGCCGCTGGAAGTCGCCATGGGCGAGAACGGCAACGACTTCGCCGCTGACGCGGTGACGATGCGGGGCATCGCCTACGTGGACTTCCTCCTGCGCTACCCGAAGGCGTTCGCCGAGAAGACGGGCGTCGCCTACTAA
- a CDS encoding NlpC/P60 family protein translates to MQTSQRAAFLALVLSQMHAPYRWNAKGTRDATTGQRLFDCSGLVTWALREVGGPDWRATHNTDRLWAECRPVPTAGELLPGDLVLYHRAGVPEDAEHVMVHVGGGVVVGASGGGRATQTLADAQLHDAKVKAFPHFAYRADVMGFRRLPFTA, encoded by the coding sequence ATGCAGACCTCGCAGCGCGCCGCCTTCCTCGCCCTCGTCCTCTCGCAGATGCACGCCCCCTACCGGTGGAATGCGAAGGGCACCCGGGACGCCACCACCGGGCAGCGCCTCTTCGACTGCTCGGGCCTCGTCACCTGGGCTCTGCGCGAGGTGGGCGGGCCGGACTGGCGGGCCACCCACAACACGGACCGGCTCTGGGCGGAGTGCCGGCCAGTGCCCACCGCAGGCGAGCTGCTGCCCGGGGACCTGGTGCTGTACCACCGCGCGGGCGTCCCCGAGGACGCGGAGCACGTCATGGTGCATGTGGGCGGGGGCGTCGTCGTGGGCGCCTCCGGTGGGGGCCGCGCCACGCAGACGCTGGCCGACGCGCAGCTGCACGACGCGAAGGTGAAGGCCTTCCCGCACTTCGCCTACCGGGCCGACGTCATGGGCTTCCGCCGCCTGCCCTTCACGGCCTGA
- a CDS encoding HK97 family phage prohead protease, whose translation MRTFRKLLESKPAGSADAPPVFRITSTNLDRHRDRVLALKVAGDAFKVPLLWNHDSWSPAIGAAMCRREAGEWVMEPVFDGVCETSKLVAAKVQAKTLDQCSIRFRPAPEAEPVPNKDGGYDFPLVEVLEVSIVNIAGNQDAVRLRSAEAEPETPNEGEAWKQYRADGAAFRTEVRKTLAEMKAELAKLALAEEEEPEETPAEEPSAEEPPAPAEEEVEEATKALRRAVVNGFHFTPAQVNAMPLAEVAAYADLLRP comes from the coding sequence ATGAGGACCTTCCGCAAGCTGCTGGAGTCGAAGCCTGCCGGGAGCGCTGACGCGCCTCCGGTCTTCCGCATCACCTCCACCAACCTCGACCGGCACCGGGACCGCGTGCTCGCACTCAAGGTGGCGGGCGATGCCTTCAAGGTGCCGCTGCTATGGAACCACGACTCGTGGAGCCCGGCCATCGGCGCAGCCATGTGCCGACGCGAGGCCGGCGAGTGGGTGATGGAACCCGTCTTCGACGGCGTTTGCGAGACGTCGAAGCTCGTCGCCGCGAAGGTGCAGGCCAAGACACTCGACCAGTGCAGCATCCGCTTCCGTCCCGCCCCCGAAGCTGAACCGGTGCCCAACAAGGACGGCGGCTACGACTTTCCTCTGGTGGAGGTACTGGAGGTCTCCATCGTCAACATCGCCGGCAACCAGGACGCCGTGCGCCTGCGCTCCGCAGAGGCCGAGCCGGAGACGCCCAACGAGGGCGAGGCCTGGAAGCAGTACCGCGCGGATGGCGCGGCCTTCCGCACGGAGGTGCGCAAGACGCTCGCGGAGATGAAGGCCGAGCTCGCGAAGCTGGCGCTTGCCGAGGAAGAGGAGCCCGAGGAGACGCCCGCCGAAGAGCCCTCGGCCGAGGAACCGCCCGCGCCCGCCGAGGAGGAGGTGGAGGAAGCCACGAAGGCGCTCCGGCGCGCTGTGGTGAATGGCTTCCACTTCACGCCCGCCCAGGTCAACGCCATGCCCCTCGCGGAAGTCGCCGCCTACGCGGACCTGCTGAGGCCCTGA
- the istB gene encoding IS21-like element helper ATPase IstB → MSHELVHARVLEHLGRLRLGHLAERLDALLSEAARSEPTYLDFLDALLREEVGAKQKKRISMGIMIAHFSAVKTLEDFDFKAQPSVDAKLVRELATGRFITQAENVLLFGPPGVGKTHLAIGLGRAAVEAGHSVLFTSAIALLAALAKAESEGGLKDKLNYFAKPKLLVIDELGYLPFEKRSAHLFFQLVARRYEKGSLLITTNQLVSQWGGVFGDDVLATAILDRLLHHSHTLLIQGDSYRLRQKRKAGLLGRSVPQPHEG, encoded by the coding sequence ATGAGTCACGAACTGGTACACGCGCGTGTGCTGGAGCACCTGGGGAGGCTGCGGCTGGGCCACCTGGCCGAGCGGCTGGACGCGCTGCTCTCGGAGGCGGCTCGCAGCGAGCCGACCTACCTGGACTTCCTGGACGCGCTGCTGCGCGAGGAGGTGGGGGCCAAGCAGAAGAAGCGCATCAGCATGGGCATCATGATTGCCCACTTCTCGGCGGTGAAGACGCTGGAGGACTTCGACTTCAAGGCGCAGCCGTCGGTGGACGCGAAGCTGGTGCGGGAGCTGGCCACCGGGCGCTTCATCACGCAGGCCGAGAACGTGTTGCTGTTCGGGCCGCCGGGCGTGGGCAAGACGCACCTGGCGATTGGGCTGGGGCGGGCGGCAGTGGAGGCCGGGCACTCGGTGCTCTTCACCAGCGCGATCGCGCTGCTGGCGGCGCTGGCCAAGGCCGAGAGCGAAGGAGGGCTCAAGGACAAGCTCAACTACTTCGCCAAGCCGAAGCTGCTCGTTATTGATGAGCTGGGCTACCTGCCCTTCGAGAAGAGGAGTGCGCACCTCTTCTTCCAGCTGGTGGCGCGGCGCTACGAGAAGGGCAGCCTTCTCATCACCACCAATCAACTGGTGAGCCAGTGGGGTGGTGTCTTCGGGGATGACGTCCTGGCCACCGCCATCCTCGACCGACTGCTGCACCACAGCCACACGCTGCTCATCCAGGGCGACAGCTACCGGCTGCGCCAGAAGCGCAAGGCGGGGCTGCTGGGTCGAAGCGTCCCGCAGCCCCACGAGGGCTGA
- the istA gene encoding IS21 family transposase translates to MVEQEVVRRMRALAEAGWGHKRIAREVGVARNTVRRYLRAGRAADKQVRPKARRLTEAEQQRAAELWDSTAEGNAVVVQALLAQEGIEASVRTVQRAVETRRRQVHAAQVATVRFETKPGQQMQVDFGEKKVRVGGQVVKVFLLVAVLSFSRRLFVRAFLNQRGDDWREGVAAAFMHFGGVPLEVLSDNARPLVVEHHRPAGTVRFHPAWVEFCRDWDVTPKACGPYRARTKGKTESGVKYVKRNALAGRDFESFDALEAHLAQWMREADERVHGTTHERPLDRFEREEKAALRALPTRVLPRRHQRLVRKVAHDALVDVDTVRYSVPHRLVRERVEVQVGDSQVRIFHAGQLVATHARSREPHGRVIDPAHWEGLWRLRPVETTGATSALAELGRTLGAYAQVVEQAAKRGAA, encoded by the coding sequence ATGGTCGAGCAGGAAGTCGTGCGGCGGATGCGTGCGCTGGCGGAGGCGGGCTGGGGCCACAAGCGCATCGCGCGCGAGGTGGGCGTGGCGCGGAACACGGTGAGGCGCTACCTGCGAGCGGGCCGTGCGGCCGACAAGCAGGTGCGCCCGAAGGCGCGACGGCTCACCGAGGCCGAGCAGCAGCGCGCGGCGGAACTCTGGGACTCGACCGCTGAGGGCAACGCCGTCGTCGTGCAGGCGCTGCTGGCCCAGGAGGGCATCGAGGCCAGTGTCCGCACCGTGCAGCGCGCGGTGGAGACGAGGCGGCGCCAGGTGCACGCGGCCCAGGTGGCCACGGTGCGCTTCGAGACAAAGCCGGGGCAGCAGATGCAGGTGGACTTCGGCGAGAAGAAAGTGCGCGTGGGCGGGCAGGTGGTGAAGGTCTTCCTGCTGGTGGCGGTGCTCTCGTTCTCGCGGCGGCTCTTCGTACGAGCCTTCCTCAATCAGCGCGGAGACGACTGGCGCGAGGGTGTGGCCGCGGCCTTCATGCACTTCGGAGGCGTGCCGCTGGAGGTGCTCTCGGACAACGCCCGGCCGCTCGTCGTGGAGCACCACCGGCCGGCGGGCACCGTGCGCTTCCACCCGGCCTGGGTGGAGTTCTGCCGGGACTGGGACGTGACGCCCAAGGCGTGCGGGCCGTACCGAGCGCGCACCAAGGGCAAGACGGAGTCGGGCGTCAAGTACGTCAAGCGCAACGCCCTGGCGGGCCGGGACTTCGAGTCCTTCGACGCGCTGGAGGCCCACCTGGCGCAGTGGATGCGCGAGGCGGATGAGCGCGTGCATGGCACCACGCACGAGCGTCCCCTCGACAGGTTCGAGCGCGAGGAGAAGGCCGCCCTGCGGGCGCTGCCCACGCGAGTGCTGCCGCGTCGCCACCAGCGGCTGGTGCGCAAGGTGGCCCACGACGCGCTCGTGGACGTGGACACGGTGCGCTACAGCGTGCCGCACCGGCTGGTGCGCGAGCGCGTCGAGGTGCAGGTGGGCGACTCTCAGGTGCGCATCTTCCACGCAGGCCAGCTGGTGGCCACGCATGCGCGCAGTCGGGAGCCGCACGGGCGCGTCATCGACCCGGCCCACTGGGAGGGGCTCTGGAGACTGCGCCCCGTGGAAACCACCGGGGCCACCTCCGCCCTGGCGGAACTGGGCCGCACGCTGGGCGCCTACGCCCAGGTGGTGGAGCAGGCCGCGAAGCGGGGTGCGGCATGA
- a CDS encoding toll/interleukin-1 receptor domain-containing protein, producing the protein MSYTALKDVWGTVGKFHEHLEVELKKKTGDRDLVFFRDKSAIHAGDAFEKVIFDALDSAKLLLVLLSPTWLSSDWCKREYKLFREGSQRKGTNRPIVPVMWDRVSAEDAAHREEKKILAELSQLQIFEWNDLQYADWTSPELSGDRNS; encoded by the coding sequence ATGAGCTACACCGCCCTCAAGGACGTCTGGGGTACCGTTGGCAAGTTTCACGAGCACCTGGAAGTGGAGCTCAAGAAGAAGACCGGAGACAGGGACCTCGTCTTCTTCCGGGACAAGAGCGCCATCCACGCCGGAGATGCCTTCGAAAAAGTCATCTTCGATGCCCTCGACTCCGCGAAGCTGTTGCTCGTCCTCCTGTCCCCGACGTGGCTGAGCAGCGACTGGTGCAAACGAGAATACAAGCTCTTCCGCGAAGGCAGCCAACGCAAAGGCACGAACCGCCCCATCGTGCCAGTCATGTGGGACAGGGTTTCGGCCGAGGACGCCGCACATCGCGAGGAGAAGAAGATCTTGGCAGAGCTGAGCCAACTCCAGATATTTGAATGGAACGACCTCCAGTACGCCGACTGGACCTCTCCCGAGCTGTCAGGCGACAGGAATTCTTGA
- a CDS encoding terminase large subunit domain-containing protein — MSRKAQAVTSKEDPLGGLPIIRPETHGRYSLVDRVALGLRARYGALGGVAAPLGLTQQELLALYYNPELSLRPAQQPPDMLDEALARWRVWFLLGGRGAGKTHAGATSVIREARADAEARILIVGPTYTEIQKNQLEGPSGIITLAPPWFKPEHRKSKKQLIFPNGVVADYLPAADADKFRGYGYTFEWLDEVVAWKKDPVGVFKECGRVGRGTSSRMRRLGLSSRKVITTTPAPTELFREILRDREGLVLSRSSTLDNSTNLDPAYIRQARAAANTTEGRREYLGELVFDLDPALFRKVNWQLTRIHPRKRPEVFDFIVISVDPATGEKKSADMHGIVAVGVRQEEDGLDHAYVLADLSLRSPEPSAWAKKAVEALRAWEPFAKKDMRGRPQAWIFAETNTGGSMVKHTIRGIAKVKVKTERARQAKAERAAPVSMWAEAGYVHMVGKHEKLEEQLASFTGQEGGHARDDRVDAMVWPIFKYVVKKRKNEGAAERAEGAANPDEEDDGDAQD; from the coding sequence ATGAGCCGTAAGGCCCAGGCCGTCACCTCGAAGGAGGACCCACTCGGCGGGCTGCCCATCATCCGCCCCGAGACGCACGGCCGCTACTCGCTGGTGGACCGAGTGGCGCTGGGGCTGCGCGCGCGCTACGGCGCGCTGGGCGGCGTGGCCGCGCCGCTGGGCCTGACGCAGCAGGAACTGCTGGCGCTCTACTACAACCCGGAGCTGAGCCTCCGGCCGGCGCAGCAGCCGCCGGACATGCTCGATGAGGCACTGGCCCGCTGGCGCGTCTGGTTCCTGCTGGGCGGGCGCGGCGCCGGGAAGACGCATGCGGGCGCAACCTCCGTCATCCGCGAGGCGCGGGCGGACGCCGAGGCGCGCATCCTCATCGTCGGCCCGACGTACACGGAGATTCAAAAGAACCAGCTCGAGGGGCCCAGCGGCATCATCACGCTGGCGCCGCCCTGGTTCAAACCGGAGCACCGCAAGTCGAAGAAGCAGCTCATCTTCCCCAACGGCGTGGTGGCCGACTACCTGCCGGCGGCGGACGCGGACAAGTTCCGCGGCTACGGCTACACCTTCGAGTGGCTGGACGAGGTGGTGGCCTGGAAGAAGGACCCGGTGGGCGTCTTCAAGGAGTGCGGCCGCGTCGGGCGCGGCACCTCCAGCCGCATGCGCCGGCTGGGCCTCTCCAGCCGCAAGGTCATCACCACCACGCCCGCGCCCACCGAGCTGTTCCGGGAGATTCTGAGGGACAGGGAAGGCCTCGTCCTTTCGCGCTCCAGCACCCTGGACAACTCCACCAACCTGGACCCGGCGTACATCCGCCAGGCGCGCGCGGCGGCGAACACCACCGAGGGCCGGCGCGAGTACCTGGGCGAGCTCGTCTTCGACCTGGACCCGGCGCTCTTCCGGAAGGTGAACTGGCAGCTCACGCGCATCCACCCGAGGAAGCGGCCGGAGGTATTCGACTTCATCGTCATCAGCGTGGACCCGGCGACCGGCGAGAAGAAGAGCGCCGACATGCACGGCATCGTCGCGGTGGGGGTGCGCCAGGAGGAAGACGGGCTCGACCATGCGTACGTGCTGGCGGACCTCTCGCTGCGCAGCCCGGAGCCCAGCGCATGGGCGAAGAAGGCGGTGGAGGCGCTGCGCGCCTGGGAGCCCTTCGCGAAGAAGGACATGCGCGGCCGGCCGCAGGCGTGGATTTTCGCGGAGACGAACACCGGCGGCAGCATGGTGAAGCACACCATTCGCGGCATCGCGAAGGTGAAGGTGAAGACGGAGCGGGCCCGGCAGGCGAAGGCGGAGCGCGCGGCGCCCGTCTCCATGTGGGCGGAGGCCGGCTACGTCCACATGGTGGGCAAGCACGAGAAGCTCGAGGAGCAGCTCGCCAGCTTCACCGGCCAGGAAGGCGGCCACGCGCGGGACGACCGCGTGGACGCCATGGTGTGGCCCATCTTCAAGTACGTGGTGAAGAAGCGGAAGAACGAGGGCGCCGCCGAGCGGGCGGAGGGTGCGGCCAACCCGGACGAGGAGGACGACGGAGACGCCCAGGACTGA
- a CDS encoding imm11 family protein, giving the protein MQHEYFILLGARSQQHPLLAWGQSYRDFLKARPVEVLEPVKLRLGEPVPPRPVMVDHHSLPSPVVSSRVKEVLEAAQLQGVQLVPADVQAGDEVLRYWLVHMWRRLACVDRKHSALTLDPTDGDILDIDKLVLDENVLREIPLQERLAFRLEEAVVHVFHRSVVDRVMSLTPPPEGLRFIPVPDWNDSSGFR; this is encoded by the coding sequence ATGCAGCACGAGTACTTCATCCTGCTCGGCGCGCGCTCGCAGCAGCACCCGCTGCTGGCTTGGGGCCAAAGCTATCGCGACTTCCTCAAGGCACGGCCCGTCGAGGTGTTGGAGCCGGTGAAGCTGCGGCTGGGCGAGCCGGTGCCCCCCAGGCCCGTCATGGTGGACCACCACAGCCTGCCATCGCCGGTGGTGTCCTCTCGGGTGAAGGAGGTGCTCGAGGCGGCGCAGCTCCAGGGCGTGCAGCTGGTCCCCGCCGACGTCCAGGCCGGCGACGAGGTGCTGCGCTACTGGCTGGTCCATATGTGGCGACGCCTCGCATGTGTCGACCGCAAGCACTCCGCCCTCACGCTCGACCCGACCGACGGTGACATCCTGGACATCGACAAGCTCGTGCTCGACGAGAACGTGCTTCGCGAGATTCCTCTCCAAGAAAGGCTCGCCTTCCGGCTGGAGGAGGCCGTGGTGCACGTCTTCCACCGCAGCGTGGTGGACCGGGTGATGAGCCTGACGCCTCCACCGGAGGGTCTGCGCTTCATCCCCGTGCCGGACTGGAACGACTCGTCCGGCTTCCGCTGA